CGGGGGACGCCCATCCCGGTGCCGCCAAGGGTCGCCGCTTCACGCATCACGGTGCGCGCTCGGTCCACCAGACCGAGAAGATGCGCATGGGCTCGGTGCCGGTGTTGTGCACGCTGTGCTCGACGTTCGGGTCGAATGTCAGGCAATCGCCGCTTCGCACTTCCGTCACCTCGCCGCGATAGTCAAGCCTGCCCGAGCCGGCCGCGATCATCCAGATCTCACGCTCGGGATGTTTCTCCGGCGGAGAAAACCCGCCGACAGCAACCTCGAAACGCGATGCTTCGAACATCGCGGCCGCGCGCAGAAAACCGAAATCGATCACCTCGACGCTCAGCCCCGTCTCCGAGACCTGGGGTGCCTGGAACGCAAGGCGGATGGGGGAACGCGTCATTCGGCTGCCTCCAGTTCGGTCACGGCCAGATAACGGGGCAAGCCTTCGTGGCCGAGCCGGCCCCACAGGGTCAGGGCCAGCTCAGGCATGACCGGGTAGGCCAGCACGCAAAAGCCGCGCACATACGCGGCAGCCTGTACCGGCTGCCATTCGAGTGCGAGCCATTGATCGATGCAGCGTGTCGCGGCACGCAAGCTGAAATGGTCGACATCGAAGGCCGCCTCCATGTCCGCGGCGAGTCGTGCCAGCGTGTCCGCATAGGGGTCGGCCGCATCGCCGCCGGTGCCAGATTCGAGCGCGGCGCTCATCTGCGCCAGGCGGGGTTCAACTGCGCGCCGAAACGCGTCGAAGCCGTCGCGCGAGAAATCGCTCGGTCCGCCTTCCGGGCTGGTTTTGGCCAGGAAATAGCGTAATACGTCCGAGGTCACGCCCAGCTCCCGCACCGCCTGGTCGGCCCAGATGCAATGCTGGCGGCTCGTCGAGAATTTCCGTCCGTCCAGCGTGTAGAAGAAGTTCGTCAGGTAACGGTCGAAGCCGCGATAGCGCCGGCTGTGTTGTGCGAGCGTCTCCACCCCTACGCAGAAAGGCACCGTATTGTCGAAGCCGAAGCTGGTGACGATGAACGCATCGGAGCGCTGATCGAACGGATTGTGGTCGAGCGCGAGCCGCTCACGCGCCACCTCGCCGCACAACACCGACAGCATGAACAGCGCCGTGTAGGTGAACACCACCGACGGTGCGGTAGCCTGCCCGTCCGGCCAGGCCACCCCCCATTCGCCCGGGTTCGAGAGCCGCACCACCCCGCCCGTCGCATGCATGAACCGTTCGGCGATGCGGCGGACATCCGCCGGCACACGCGCTTCGAGCATCCGACGCTTGAGCGCGGGGATGTCGGCATCGAGGAAAACACTGGCCCGCTCTTCCACCTCAACCGTGTCGTCCGCCGGTGCGGCGCGCGGGGCGATCAGGTCGCGGGGCCAGACCTCCATCCCGCATCCTTCGCAATGGTAGCCGCCCATTTCGACGCCGCAGCATGGACAGGTGCCGACGATCCGGCTGCCGACGATCATCCGCCCGGTGCGGCGACTGACGTGGACGGGTTCGTTGCGCGCGTGCAGCAATCCCTGCGCGTTCAGGTCATCGAGCACTTCGCGCGTGATGCCGCTCAGGCGCGCCCGATATGGCGATGCGAGCGGATCGATAAAAGCGTCGTAGCGAATGTCGAGTGCCTGCAGGCAACGGTGAATCGCCCGATGGTTTTCCGCGCAGATCGCCTCGACGGGCTTGTTCTGCTCGTCGGCGCGGGGCAGCACATGGGTCTCGTAAGGATCGGTCGCAGAGACCAGCGCGACCATTTCGCCGTTGCGCCGCAGATGCCGCGCAAGCATGTCCATCTTGAGAAACGGGCCCGCGACGTGGCCAAGATGCAATGGACCATTCGGTGTCGGCATCACCGGAATGAGCACGTATGTTTTTCGGGCGTTCATTCAATTGTCTCGATGGTCTGATGTGAGGGGCTGGGTGTTGTGCCG
The nucleotide sequence above comes from Ralstonia solanacearum K60. Encoded proteins:
- a CDS encoding methionine--tRNA ligase; amino-acid sequence: MNARKTYVLIPVMPTPNGPLHLGHVAGPFLKMDMLARHLRRNGEMVALVSATDPYETHVLPRADEQNKPVEAICAENHRAIHRCLQALDIRYDAFIDPLASPYRARLSGITREVLDDLNAQGLLHARNEPVHVSRRTGRMIVGSRIVGTCPCCGVEMGGYHCEGCGMEVWPRDLIAPRAAPADDTVEVEERASVFLDADIPALKRRMLEARVPADVRRIAERFMHATGGVVRLSNPGEWGVAWPDGQATAPSVVFTYTALFMLSVLCGEVARERLALDHNPFDQRSDAFIVTSFGFDNTVPFCVGVETLAQHSRRYRGFDRYLTNFFYTLDGRKFSTSRQHCIWADQAVRELGVTSDVLRYFLAKTSPEGGPSDFSRDGFDAFRRAVEPRLAQMSAALESGTGGDAADPYADTLARLAADMEAAFDVDHFSLRAATRCIDQWLALEWQPVQAAAYVRGFCVLAYPVMPELALTLWGRLGHEGLPRYLAVTELEAAE
- a CDS encoding cupin domain-containing protein — protein: MTRSPIRLAFQAPQVSETGLSVEVIDFGFLRAAAMFEASRFEVAVGGFSPPEKHPEREIWMIAAGSGRLDYRGEVTEVRSGDCLTFDPNVEHSVHNTGTEPMRIFSVWWTERAP